The proteins below are encoded in one region of Halodesulfovibrio sp. MK-HDV:
- a CDS encoding polyphenol oxidase family protein has product MALNGIEFAFPGISHVRCFFQSRLGGESTGAFMSSNISLDVGDNPKHVVYNRIRLQKELGIQSWCELKQVHDDTLVFDPPETPAGEPAKLEADGSATDKISKALVIKTADCQPILLAHKSGKYIAALHVGWRGNRIAFPVSGVRNFCKQYGIKPVDVLAVRGPSLGPAEAQFVNFEHEWGVEWADWFSRKTNTMNLWQLTKHQLHLAGLPEEQIFGLDLCTKTLEDEFYSYRRDKVTGRQAAVIWIEQEL; this is encoded by the coding sequence ATGGCTTTAAACGGAATTGAATTTGCGTTCCCCGGCATTTCCCATGTGCGCTGTTTCTTTCAAAGCCGCCTAGGCGGCGAAAGCACCGGCGCGTTTATGTCCAGCAATATTTCTTTAGATGTGGGCGATAACCCAAAACACGTTGTATACAATCGTATACGCCTGCAAAAAGAATTGGGAATCCAGTCATGGTGCGAATTAAAGCAGGTGCATGATGACACGCTCGTCTTTGATCCACCGGAAACTCCCGCAGGAGAACCTGCAAAGCTGGAAGCAGATGGCAGTGCAACAGACAAAATTTCCAAAGCGCTCGTCATCAAAACAGCAGACTGCCAACCTATTCTTCTTGCGCACAAAAGCGGCAAATACATAGCCGCTCTCCATGTCGGATGGCGTGGAAACCGCATTGCGTTCCCCGTTTCCGGAGTACGCAATTTTTGTAAGCAATACGGTATTAAGCCCGTCGATGTTTTAGCAGTCCGTGGCCCGAGCCTTGGACCTGCCGAGGCACAGTTTGTTAATTTTGAGCATGAATGGGGCGTGGAGTGGGCGGACTGGTTCAGCAGAAAAACAAACACAATGAACTTATGGCAGCTCACCAAACATCAACTTCACCTTGCCGGACTTCCGGAAGAGCAAATTTTCGGTCTTGACCTTTGTACCAAAACGCTTGAAGACGAATTTTATTCCTACCGTCGGGATAAAGTTACTGGCAGACAAGCTGCCGTTATCTGGATTGAGCAGGAACTGTAG
- a CDS encoding aminotransferase class IV, translated as MTYYRAGEYHDDGVTQNIAAPSFRFGAGIFETILFNGKSLCFFNQHLDRMESSLEKLGFIVPQIDFAELTMEVIKRNNLSDQIARVNIFGLIDENEAVDPVITAAPYTPLSEKQYRVCTVTDGVQHPLLGHKTMNYMYNWLQRRSAIKKGYDDAVLLARDNLVTETTTAALLFGDGERFCLPGGKMKLPSIALEAARSILPIYDCSVRSYSLGNFRYAYVLNSLIGMRPVTAINGTMFMPDEPSCKAVTEIICGC; from the coding sequence ATGACCTACTACAGAGCCGGTGAATACCATGACGACGGAGTAACGCAAAATATTGCTGCTCCGTCTTTTCGTTTTGGAGCAGGAATCTTTGAGACCATCCTGTTTAACGGAAAAAGCCTATGTTTTTTCAACCAACATCTAGACCGGATGGAAAGTTCGCTTGAAAAGTTGGGATTTATTGTCCCGCAGATAGATTTTGCTGAGCTTACAATGGAAGTTATTAAGCGGAACAACCTTAGTGACCAAATTGCTCGTGTTAATATTTTTGGACTCATTGATGAAAACGAGGCTGTAGACCCTGTCATCACTGCTGCGCCCTACACACCACTTTCGGAAAAACAGTATCGTGTCTGCACCGTCACCGACGGAGTTCAGCATCCGCTGCTCGGGCATAAGACAATGAACTACATGTACAACTGGCTTCAACGCCGTTCCGCCATCAAAAAAGGGTACGATGATGCTGTGCTGCTTGCACGCGACAATCTCGTAACCGAAACCACCACAGCTGCGCTCCTTTTCGGAGACGGGGAACGATTCTGCCTGCCGGGCGGCAAAATGAAGCTTCCGTCCATTGCACTTGAAGCAGCACGATCAATCCTGCCTATTTACGACTGTTCTGTGCGCTCGTATTCTTTAGGGAACTTCAGATACGCTTACGTACTCAATTCTCTCATAGGCATGCGACCAGTAACTGCCATCAACGGCACCATGTTCATGCCGGATGAGCCAAGTTGCAAAGCCGTTACTGAAATAATCTGCGGTTGCTAG
- a CDS encoding metallophosphoesterase family protein encodes MSDFWICIGDIHDEIARLKDIPELAQARGVIISGDLTMAKGIPAARRVIDAVASINPVIYAQIGNMDKPEVTEFLQEQGCNIHRSVAELTPEVAIMGVGTSSITPFNTVSETPDDTLGEWLDETYAKTMQYDATVVVVHDAPFDTSCDDLGNGVHVGSKAIRAFIEKAQPQLVLCGHIHEARSVDSIGKTTVINTGMLSDGGYAKITVKDSTLYAELCMM; translated from the coding sequence ATGAGCGATTTTTGGATTTGTATTGGTGATATTCATGATGAGATTGCACGTCTTAAAGACATTCCCGAGCTTGCGCAGGCACGCGGGGTAATCATCAGCGGTGATTTGACCATGGCAAAAGGTATTCCTGCTGCTCGCCGTGTTATTGATGCTGTAGCTTCCATCAATCCTGTTATCTATGCACAGATCGGGAATATGGATAAGCCGGAAGTAACAGAATTTTTGCAGGAGCAGGGCTGTAATATTCATCGCTCTGTTGCTGAGCTTACACCGGAAGTTGCCATCATGGGTGTAGGAACTTCCAGCATTACCCCGTTTAATACAGTTTCCGAGACTCCAGACGACACTCTTGGTGAATGGCTGGACGAAACATATGCTAAAACAATGCAGTATGATGCAACTGTGGTTGTGGTGCACGATGCTCCGTTTGATACCAGTTGTGATGATCTTGGAAATGGCGTGCATGTTGGCAGTAAAGCAATTCGTGCATTTATTGAAAAGGCACAGCCGCAGCTCGTTCTGTGTGGGCACATTCATGAAGCACGTTCTGTAGATTCCATTGGTAAAACTACCGTAATTAATACGGGTATGTTGTCTGATGGTGGATATGCAAAGATTACAGTTAAAGATTCTACACTTTATGCTGAACTTTGCATGATGTAG
- a CDS encoding chorismate-binding protein, which translates to MQRAFSVFLEAGKVQRQKLAALFNGFATIFDADMFLSGVTEEDAPLRRSANTCIIGIDPTTELIVQPETTRDQIKSFCFDSGNETLGYLSYTYGLKERGIASEKKNELPLGHFRQYEILITVNLSTGFLECSALETADKRRLQRLKNLCTTPPLSTELLPESATFSTPTPSMSKTEYIDGVKAVLEHIRNGDTYQLCLSSSFSMTVPENFSTSVICTSDNKKQCDAIGLFMHLWQNYPAAYYAWFSSEDAKIISTSPECFLRVDDGLITSEPIKGTIAFDEFSEELLTELRESPKESAELSMIVDLVRNDISTHCEYGSVTVERHKDIFTVDNMLQMYSVVRGTLKAESTCLDLLFDAFPGGSITGCPKLRTMTIIEKLEPHSRDLYCGSFLHIKNPTTMNSSIAIRTGWFTHDHSGIQKFRYFAGSGLVIDSVPELEFEETIAKAEKFRKVLST; encoded by the coding sequence ATGCAACGCGCTTTTTCGGTCTTTCTTGAAGCAGGCAAAGTGCAGCGACAGAAACTTGCTGCACTATTTAATGGATTCGCAACCATTTTCGACGCGGATATGTTTTTGTCCGGCGTTACTGAAGAAGATGCACCGCTTCGCCGTTCTGCGAATACGTGCATAATCGGCATAGATCCCACGACAGAACTCATTGTTCAACCGGAAACCACCAGAGATCAGATAAAATCCTTCTGTTTTGATTCCGGCAACGAAACTCTCGGGTACCTTTCCTACACTTACGGATTAAAAGAGCGCGGGATAGCGTCCGAAAAAAAGAACGAACTGCCGCTGGGACACTTCCGCCAATACGAAATCCTCATCACCGTCAATCTCTCCACAGGCTTCCTTGAGTGCTCAGCATTAGAAACAGCGGACAAGCGCAGGCTGCAACGCCTTAAAAACTTATGCACCACGCCACCTCTCAGCACAGAACTACTTCCTGAAAGCGCAACATTTTCTACCCCGACGCCTTCCATGAGCAAAACAGAGTACATCGATGGTGTGAAAGCCGTACTCGAACACATTCGTAACGGTGACACCTACCAGCTTTGTCTTTCTTCTTCCTTTTCAATGACCGTACCGGAAAACTTCAGCACATCCGTAATCTGCACCAGTGACAACAAAAAGCAGTGTGATGCCATCGGACTATTCATGCATTTATGGCAGAACTATCCGGCAGCATATTACGCATGGTTTTCTTCAGAAGATGCAAAGATCATCTCCACCTCCCCTGAATGCTTCCTGCGTGTCGATGATGGCTTAATTACTTCCGAACCGATCAAAGGCACCATTGCTTTCGACGAATTTTCAGAAGAACTGCTCACAGAATTGCGCGAGTCACCAAAAGAAAGTGCCGAACTTTCCATGATAGTCGATCTGGTTCGCAACGATATTTCCACACACTGTGAGTACGGCTCTGTAACCGTAGAGCGCCACAAAGACATTTTCACCGTAGACAATATGCTGCAAATGTATTCCGTCGTGCGCGGCACGCTTAAGGCAGAATCCACATGCCTTGATCTTCTTTTTGATGCGTTCCCCGGCGGCTCCATAACGGGATGTCCGAAGTTACGAACAATGACGATTATTGAAAAATTAGAACCGCACAGCCGTGACCTCTACTGCGGCAGTTTTCTCCATATTAAAAACCCAACTACAATGAATTCAAGTATTGCAATTCGTACCGGATGGTTTACACATGACCATAGTGGAATACAAAAGTTCCGGTATTTTGCAGGAAGTGGGCTGGTAATTGATTCAGTTCCGGAGCTAGAATTTGAAGAAACTATCGCTAAAGCTGAAAAGTTTCGAAAGGTGCTATCTACATGA
- a CDS encoding ABC transporter permease: MWQKFKDSYFLYSFRRDPVAVGSFLVLMVLLAMAILAPLLATQNPYDGAAIDLMDAEIPPMWTPDGMSSFWLGTDAQGRDIWSTILYGTRISLLIGIGAVALQSFLGITIGLTAGYKGGRIDSFLMRVADVQLSFSSYMVAIFFGAILQAALGVSRYADVAVPFLIFVIGFSEWPQYARTVRASVLAEKKKEYVEAARVIGLRPTRIMFRHILPNTLTPVLVISTVQVANAVMSEAALSFLGLGMPVNQPSLGSLIKSGFAYFMSGSWWITLFPGLILVLLVLSINLLGDWVRDFLNPKLYKD; this comes from the coding sequence ATGTGGCAAAAATTTAAGGATTCATACTTCTTGTATAGCTTCCGCCGTGACCCTGTTGCGGTCGGCAGTTTCCTTGTTTTAATGGTTCTTCTTGCAATGGCGATCCTTGCACCGCTGCTTGCAACACAGAACCCATACGATGGTGCGGCAATCGATCTTATGGATGCTGAAATTCCACCTATGTGGACTCCGGACGGAATGAGTTCTTTCTGGCTCGGTACTGATGCGCAGGGACGTGATATCTGGTCTACCATTTTATATGGTACTCGTATCTCACTTCTCATTGGCATTGGCGCAGTTGCCTTGCAGTCTTTCCTCGGAATCACAATCGGTCTAACTGCTGGGTACAAAGGCGGTCGTATTGACTCCTTCCTCATGCGTGTTGCCGATGTTCAGCTTTCTTTCTCATCCTACATGGTTGCGATCTTCTTTGGAGCAATTTTGCAGGCTGCATTGGGCGTGTCCCGCTATGCAGACGTTGCTGTTCCATTTCTGATTTTTGTTATCGGATTCTCTGAATGGCCACAGTACGCACGTACTGTCCGCGCTTCTGTACTCGCAGAGAAGAAAAAAGAATATGTTGAAGCTGCTCGCGTTATCGGTCTTCGGCCAACTCGAATTATGTTCCGCCATATTCTTCCGAACACACTGACTCCTGTTCTCGTTATTTCTACAGTTCAGGTTGCTAACGCTGTAATGAGTGAAGCTGCGCTTTCTTTCCTCGGGCTCGGTATGCCTGTTAACCAGCCTTCACTCGGCTCTCTCATCAAATCTGGCTTTGCCTACTTCATGAGTGGCAGCTGGTGGATTACCCTGTTTCCGGGACTTATTCTCGTACTGTTGGTACTTTCCATCAACCTGCTTGGCGACTGGGTCAGGGACTTCCTGAATCCAAAACTGTACAAGGATTAA
- the infA gene encoding translation initiation factor IF-1, whose product MAKEEAIQVNGEVMEALPNAMFLVRLENGHQCLAHISGKMRKFRIRVLPGDTVTVELSPYDLTRGRITFRPR is encoded by the coding sequence ATGGCAAAAGAAGAAGCCATTCAAGTAAACGGTGAAGTTATGGAAGCGTTGCCGAACGCAATGTTTCTCGTTCGCCTCGAAAATGGTCATCAATGTCTCGCCCACATCTCCGGTAAAATGCGTAAATTTCGTATTCGCGTACTGCCAGGAGATACAGTTACTGTAGAACTTTCACCTTATGACCTCACACGCGGTCGTATTACCTTCCGTCCTCGTTAG
- the era gene encoding GTPase Era, whose protein sequence is MSNTEHRCGWVAMMGPPNAGKSTMLNAYLGQKVAIVTPKPQTTRNQVSGILSSPDSQVIFMDTPGIHQLRGKMNKILLQTAWHTLSGADVVMVVLDGSQYVDRPGTFDRDIEPLKEAILNEKRAVVVAVNKVDKFRDKAKMLPLLEKLSALWPNAEVFPVSAMRRDGLDPMLEYLKKHLPVSEKLYPEDQLSTVPVRFMAAEVVREKLFMELRQELPYNCAVEIEKWDDTGERVFVNAVIYVSRKSHKSMVIGAQGQNLKKVGTEARKELQEMLHQKVHLELWVKVREGWTEDVGFMRLLGLSSS, encoded by the coding sequence ATGAGTAACACAGAACACCGCTGCGGTTGGGTCGCCATGATGGGACCTCCTAATGCGGGTAAATCAACTATGCTTAACGCATACTTAGGGCAGAAAGTAGCTATCGTTACCCCTAAGCCACAAACTACCCGAAATCAGGTCAGCGGTATCCTGTCCAGCCCAGATTCCCAGGTTATCTTTATGGATACACCTGGTATTCACCAGCTTCGTGGTAAAATGAACAAAATTTTACTGCAGACTGCATGGCACACCCTTAGTGGTGCGGATGTAGTTATGGTGGTTCTGGATGGTTCACAGTACGTCGACCGTCCTGGTACATTTGATAGAGATATCGAACCGTTGAAAGAAGCAATTCTCAACGAAAAACGTGCTGTGGTAGTTGCTGTCAACAAAGTGGACAAGTTCCGCGATAAAGCTAAGATGCTTCCGCTTCTCGAAAAGCTGAGTGCTCTTTGGCCTAACGCTGAAGTTTTCCCTGTTTCTGCAATGCGCAGAGATGGCCTTGATCCTATGCTTGAGTACCTTAAGAAGCACCTTCCTGTTTCTGAAAAACTCTACCCTGAAGACCAGCTCTCCACTGTACCAGTACGCTTTATGGCTGCTGAAGTTGTACGTGAAAAGCTCTTCATGGAACTGCGTCAGGAACTTCCATACAACTGCGCTGTTGAAATTGAAAAATGGGATGACACCGGCGAACGAGTATTCGTTAACGCTGTTATCTACGTTTCACGCAAGAGCCATAAATCTATGGTAATCGGCGCGCAGGGTCAGAACCTTAAAAAGGTCGGCACTGAAGCACGTAAAGAGCTTCAGGAAATGCTGCACCAGAAAGTTCACCTTGAACTGTGGGTAAAAGTACGCGAGGGATGGACTGAAGACGTAGGCTTTATGCGCCTTCTTGGTCTTTCTTCTTCCTAG
- a CDS encoding ABC transporter permease, protein MFAFIVRRVTQAMIVMVVISIIGFGIKYSFGDPIREMVGINVSAAEREAYRDQLGLNDPVFVQWVRFVKKAVHGDLGRSFFYRKPATEVILKKAPATLELVMASALIVIVLSVPIGIYAAVKPRSWLSRLFMGASIVGVSIPVFLTALLLIYVFAVELHWLPSYGRGPTAQLFPGWESNFLSWKAIRHLILPSIALSSIMLPLFIRLIRAEMVEVLQTEYVKFAHAKGLNPTRVLMVHAFKNTLLPVITVGGVQLGIMIAYTILTETVFQWQGMGFMFIEAVERSDTALLVAYLVFVGVLFVIVNTIVDVIYGLVNPMVRVSGRK, encoded by the coding sequence ATGTTTGCTTTTATTGTTCGAAGAGTGACGCAGGCGATGATCGTCATGGTTGTCATATCCATCATCGGGTTCGGTATTAAATATTCGTTCGGTGATCCAATACGAGAGATGGTCGGCATTAACGTTTCCGCTGCAGAGCGTGAAGCATACCGCGATCAACTCGGCTTAAATGACCCTGTTTTTGTTCAGTGGGTACGGTTTGTAAAAAAAGCAGTGCACGGCGACCTTGGCCGTTCGTTCTTTTACCGCAAACCAGCTACTGAAGTAATTTTGAAAAAAGCTCCTGCGACGTTAGAGCTGGTCATGGCTAGTGCCTTGATCGTTATCGTTCTTTCTGTACCTATCGGTATCTACGCAGCTGTTAAACCTCGATCATGGCTTTCCAGATTATTCATGGGCGCCAGTATCGTCGGGGTATCCATTCCTGTTTTCCTTACCGCACTGCTGCTGATTTATGTATTTGCGGTAGAGTTGCACTGGCTTCCGTCCTATGGACGCGGCCCGACAGCACAACTGTTCCCTGGCTGGGAAAGTAACTTTTTAAGTTGGAAGGCAATTAGACACCTCATCCTTCCATCTATCGCGCTGTCCTCAATCATGCTTCCTCTTTTCATTCGCCTCATCAGGGCTGAAATGGTTGAAGTACTTCAGACTGAGTACGTTAAATTTGCCCATGCGAAAGGTCTTAACCCGACCCGCGTTCTTATGGTGCATGCATTTAAAAACACCCTTCTTCCGGTTATCACCGTGGGTGGCGTACAGCTCGGTATTATGATTGCATACACAATCCTCACTGAAACAGTATTCCAGTGGCAAGGTATGGGCTTTATGTTCATTGAAGCGGTAGAGCGTTCTGATACGGCTTTACTTGTTGCGTACCTTGTTTTTGTTGGTGTTCTTTTTGTAATCGTGAACACAATAGTGGATGTCATTTACGGCCTGGTTAACCCTATGGTCCGTGTTTCGGGGAGGAAGTAA
- a CDS encoding ABC transporter ATP-binding protein, translating into MEHLLDVKNMVVQFRMRDIALTAVNDVSFSVDKGERLGLVGESGAGKSVTGFSIINQISKPGFIASGSVIFEGQDIAQMNSKQLRSIRGNRISMIFQDPMMTLNPVLTVGQQMIETVLAHSKLSKKEAEKIALEKLRKVYIPSPEKRLKQYPHEFSGGMRQRIVIAIALLTDPALIVADEPTTALDVTIQAEIMDLLLELCEKDNMGLILITHDLGVVSQVTEKIAVMYAGRIVELGSTDTVCSTPTHPYTQGLIAALPDGAEGDRLNQIRGSMPSLTNIPKGCAFNNRCDYCKDICFEVVPELERKKSGVLAACHVVE; encoded by the coding sequence ATGGAACACCTTTTAGATGTAAAAAATATGGTTGTTCAGTTTCGTATGCGTGACATTGCGCTTACAGCTGTAAATGACGTTTCGTTTTCTGTAGATAAGGGCGAACGCCTTGGTCTTGTTGGTGAATCCGGCGCAGGCAAATCTGTTACCGGCTTCTCCATTATCAATCAGATATCCAAGCCGGGCTTTATCGCCAGCGGTTCTGTAATATTCGAAGGTCAGGACATTGCTCAGATGAACAGCAAGCAATTGCGTTCCATCCGCGGCAATCGAATCTCCATGATTTTTCAGGACCCGATGATGACACTCAACCCTGTTCTGACTGTTGGTCAGCAGATGATTGAAACTGTGCTTGCACACAGTAAGTTATCAAAAAAAGAAGCTGAAAAAATCGCGTTGGAAAAACTGCGTAAAGTGTACATTCCTTCACCGGAAAAACGCTTAAAGCAGTACCCGCACGAATTTTCCGGTGGTATGCGCCAGCGTATTGTTATTGCAATTGCATTGCTGACAGACCCTGCGCTTATTGTTGCTGATGAACCTACTACTGCTCTCGATGTAACCATTCAGGCTGAGATCATGGATCTGCTTCTCGAACTTTGCGAGAAAGATAACATGGGTCTTATCCTCATCACACACGACCTTGGTGTTGTGTCTCAGGTTACAGAAAAGATTGCTGTTATGTATGCCGGACGTATTGTGGAGCTGGGCTCAACAGACACCGTCTGTTCTACCCCGACCCACCCGTACACTCAGGGGCTTATTGCAGCTTTACCGGACGGCGCTGAAGGCGACCGTCTTAACCAGATTCGCGGTTCAATGCCTAGCCTTACCAATATTCCTAAAGGCTGTGCATTCAACAACCGGTGTGACTACTGTAAAGACATCTGTTTTGAAGTGGTACCGGAGCTCGAACGTAAAAAGTCCGGCGTCCTTGCTGCCTGTCATGTAGTGGAGTAG
- a CDS encoding 5-formyltetrahydrofolate cyclo-ligase has protein sequence MTKAKLRKNLLDQRKNLDELFVQEASIRAQHHLMADDVWKKAQQVIIYSPIRNEVRTDLLLNDIWSSGRTLLLPRCDEELGQMSLVHCEGEHDLEEGTYGILEPRSHCTVIEYNSPSFTPSLIIVPGVGFDIAGNRLGFGGGYYDRMLHKPAFNHATFVGLAYSFQVVPALESDPWDQAMHALCTEEALRWL, from the coding sequence GTGACAAAAGCAAAATTGCGCAAAAACCTCCTTGATCAACGAAAAAATCTTGATGAGCTTTTCGTACAGGAAGCTTCCATCCGCGCACAGCACCATTTAATGGCTGACGATGTGTGGAAAAAAGCACAGCAAGTCATCATTTATTCTCCTATCCGCAATGAAGTTCGGACAGATTTGCTGTTAAATGACATTTGGAGCTCCGGCAGAACGCTCCTTCTGCCTAGATGCGATGAAGAATTAGGCCAAATGTCCCTTGTCCATTGTGAAGGGGAACATGACCTTGAAGAAGGCACCTATGGAATTCTCGAGCCTCGCAGCCACTGCACTGTTATTGAATACAATTCTCCAAGCTTTACACCTTCCCTCATTATCGTTCCCGGCGTAGGGTTTGATATCGCCGGAAACCGGCTTGGATTCGGAGGCGGATACTACGACAGAATGTTGCATAAACCGGCTTTTAATCATGCAACCTTTGTAGGATTGGCTTATTCTTTTCAGGTAGTCCCAGCATTAGAATCTGACCCTTGGGATCAGGCAATGCATGCTTTATGTACCGAGGAGGCTTTGCGATGGCTTTAA
- a CDS encoding aminodeoxychorismate/anthranilate synthase component II codes for MRIVLVDNNDSFTRNLEHLLVTATSFVPDILSYGKDGAALSACSLEQYDLIVISPGPGHPVEYDAYDCVFESGKPVLGICMGMQIINHYYGGTTDRLPNCVHGKTDLLEIDGELRTIARYHSLYLSSIGEGLRVTSTLSGTEIPMIIEHENRPIMGLQFHPESFLTEQGEWYIHHATRFFGLS; via the coding sequence GTGCGCATTGTATTAGTAGACAACAACGACAGCTTCACCCGAAACCTTGAGCATCTTCTGGTTACGGCAACTTCCTTCGTTCCGGACATTCTTTCGTACGGCAAAGACGGAGCTGCATTATCAGCGTGCTCATTAGAACAATACGATCTAATTGTTATTTCTCCCGGGCCCGGTCATCCTGTCGAATACGATGCATACGACTGTGTATTTGAAAGTGGTAAACCCGTGCTCGGTATCTGTATGGGGATGCAGATCATCAATCACTATTACGGCGGTACGACCGATAGACTGCCAAATTGTGTGCACGGCAAAACAGACTTGCTTGAAATAGATGGCGAGTTACGAACAATAGCCCGCTATCATTCACTATATCTTTCTTCCATTGGAGAAGGATTAAGAGTAACGTCCACTTTGTCAGGAACAGAGATTCCTATGATTATTGAACATGAAAACCGCCCTATCATGGGGCTTCAGTTCCATCCTGAATCGTTCTTAACGGAACAGGGTGAGTGGTACATTCACCATGCAACGCGCTTTTTCGGTCTTTCTTGA
- a CDS encoding ABC transporter ATP-binding protein: MSNTPLLKIKNLVKHFDISGGFLDQLGFENGKLTRKKSIVHAVNDVSFEIQKGETLSVVGESGCGKSTLARTVIGLYEPTGGQVFYRGERVDNKSGADRKKFRTAAQMIFQDPYASLNPRMKVSQILEEPVRFHFPEYTDAQVKQRVADVMEQVGINPVWGVRYPHEFSGGQRQRISIARALVLKPEFIVADEPISALDVSIQAQVLNLMMDLQRDHNLTYLFISHDLSVVEHISNRVAVMYLGSLCELADAKELFANPQHPYTKALLSAIPRMGKKGFSHIKLTGDVPTPIDLPTGCVFHGRCRLANQRCVNEVPHPLTLDNGTLCACHAVQEGRSMHIPS; this comes from the coding sequence ATGAGTAATACACCTCTTCTTAAAATTAAGAATCTAGTAAAACACTTCGATATTTCCGGCGGATTTCTTGATCAGCTCGGATTCGAAAATGGCAAGCTTACCCGTAAGAAATCTATTGTTCATGCTGTGAACGATGTGAGTTTTGAAATTCAGAAAGGTGAAACCCTTTCTGTTGTAGGTGAGTCCGGTTGTGGTAAATCAACCCTCGCACGTACCGTTATTGGTCTGTACGAGCCAACTGGTGGTCAGGTATTTTACCGCGGCGAGCGTGTGGACAATAAGTCCGGCGCAGACCGTAAGAAATTCCGTACCGCTGCTCAGATGATCTTTCAGGACCCATACGCATCTTTGAACCCGCGTATGAAAGTTTCACAGATTCTTGAAGAACCTGTACGCTTTCATTTTCCTGAATACACCGATGCGCAAGTAAAACAGCGTGTGGCAGACGTAATGGAACAGGTTGGTATTAATCCTGTTTGGGGCGTACGCTATCCGCACGAATTCTCTGGCGGCCAACGTCAGCGTATTTCCATTGCACGCGCACTTGTTCTCAAACCTGAGTTTATCGTAGCTGACGAGCCTATTTCTGCGCTCGACGTGTCCATTCAGGCACAGGTTCTTAACCTGATGATGGACTTACAGCGCGACCATAACCTTACGTACTTGTTCATTAGTCATGACTTGTCTGTTGTTGAGCATATCTCAAACAGAGTTGCTGTAATGTACCTCGGTTCCCTGTGTGAACTGGCAGACGCAAAAGAGCTGTTTGCTAACCCGCAGCACCCGTACACCAAAGCACTGTTGTCTGCGATTCCGCGTATGGGCAAAAAAGGCTTTTCTCACATTAAGCTTACCGGTGACGTTCCGACCCCGATCGACCTGCCTACAGGCTGTGTTTTCCATGGTCGTTGTCGCCTTGCCAACCAGCGTTGTGTGAACGAAGTTCCACATCCATTGACACTTGATAACGGTACACTCTGTGCCTGTCATGCTGTTCAGGAAGGCCGCTCAATGCATATTCCTTCATAG